The Ascidiaceihabitans donghaensis genome includes the window CAACGGGACAGTCAAAAGGCCAATGAACAGCCCGGTGTGTAGCAGGGCCAATATCGCCCCGAAAGCTCCGCCTGCCGAAATGCCAAGCAGGTGTGGATCTGCCAGCGGGTTCCGTGTCACGGCTTGAAGGCTTGCGCCGACCATTGCGAGACCCGCGCCCACCAAACAGGCAAGGATGGCCCTTGGTAGGCGGATTTTCCAAACGATAGCCTCCCGACCTTTGGACCAGTCTTGCGTGATTGTGTCCGGAGCAATCTTGTTGACCAGAATGCTCCAGACGGTTTCAAGCGGGACAGCCACGGCCCCGACGCTGACTGCAATCGACAACGACCCGAACAACGCCACAACACCCAAGAGGGCAATGATCCGAAGACCTCTGGCTTTTGGGGGATGTGTGTTGATTGCAGCTTGCGTCATGCGCAATCATTCAGCCCGAAACGCGGCAGCAAGAGTTTTGACGGCCTCGATGTTGCGTGGCCCGGGGGTCGCTTCCACATATTCCAGCACCACGAACCGCTTGTTCCTTACGGCGTCAATGTCGGCAAAAGCGGGGTTGGACATCATGAATTCAATCTTTTGATCGGCGGTGACTTCGCCGTAGTTTACGATCACGACGATTTCGGGATTGCGATCAACCACCGCCTCCCAACCGACGGTGGCCCAACTTTTGTCCAGATCATTCATGATGTTGGTGCCGCCTGCAGCTTCAATCAGCGCGTTGGGCATAGCGAATTGGCCTGCTGTAAACGGCACATCTTCGCCGCTGTCATAGACAAAAACCCGTGGGGCCGTTTCCAGCGCCGACTGTTCATCCAGAAATGCCGCCAATTCGGATTGATATCCTTCAATCAGGGTTTCGGCGCGGACTGATACGCCAAAGATCGCACCCAGATTGCGCAGGTCGTTGTACATGTCATCCATAGAAGCGGCATCTTTTGGGCCAACGTGGATGCAGCTTTCGGTCAATTCATAAACCGCGATGCCAAAGGGGGCTAGCGTCTGTGGTGTGACCTCGCCGCCGACACGCATGCCATAGTTCCAACCCGCAAAGAAAAAGTCGGCATCAGCGCCGATCAGGACTTCTTTTGCGGGGTATTTGGATGACAGTTCAGGAAGCGCTTCGACGCCCATTGTCATTTTGTCGTCCAGCGTCTTCCAGCCTGAAATGCCCGTGTAGCCGACCATATGGTCCTGCAGTTTAAGCGCCAGCATCATTTCTGTCAGGTTCACATCGTTGGATATTGCCGCCTTTGGTGGCGTTGCAAATGTGACAGTGCGGTCGCAGCTTTGCACCGTGGTTTGGGCCATGGCAGTGCTTGCCAGGGAAAGGGCCGTCAAAGCGGTAAAGGCGAGTTTCATGTTTGGGGGTCTTTCATTCGGGAAGGCTAAAGGAAAAGTGGGACGCGCCACTCAGGCTGAGATGTTCGCGCTGTGCGACGACCTGAAACGTGTCCGTCACAAGCTGATCAGAAAGTAAAGCCTGTGGGGGGCCGAAGCCTTGCGGGTATCCGTCTTTAAGGATCAACACATCATCACAGACGCGGGCGGCCATGTTGAGATCATGCAAAGATACGACAATGGTCAGACCCAGTTTTTGAATCAACGCAATGACTTCAAGCTGATGGCGCACATCGAGGTGGTTTGTAGGTTCATCAAGAATCAGAACCTGTGGTTCCTGTGCCAAGGCCCGCGCAACCATGACTCTTTGTCTTTCACCCCCCGATAAGGTGCTGAAATCACGATGGGCCAACTCAAGAAGGTTGAGTTGCTCAAGGACGCCATCCACGACGTTTTCATCTTTCTTGCCAGCTGCGGCAAACCCTGACCGGTATGGCGTTCTGCCCAAGCGGACGATCTCTCGTACCGTTAGGTCAAATGCGGACGCCTGTTCTTGCAGCACGGCGGCGATCCGTGTTGCCGCGTCACGCGCAGTCAGTGACCAAATGTCTTGGCCACCGACCAGCACCTGACCCGTTTGAGGTTTTTGAAAGCGATATAGCAAACGTAGCAGAGTAGATTTGCCAGCGCCGTTTGGACCGACAACGCCCAACACGCGCCCAGCAGAAATGGTGAAGGTCGTAGAATGCAGAACGGGTTGGGGTGATTTGGCGGGTGTCCAACTGACATCCCGCACCGCAAGATCTGCGGCCTTCATGATGCGCGAACATCATTGGCTTCGACCGCAATTATCGCGGCTGGCACACGTGCCAAAGTTGACGTGCGCAGTTTGCCAGGCCGATCCAGAGACGAACACCATCCATCATGTAGATGGGCATATTGGGTGGCAAAACTGACAAGATCATCCACATCCACGGCAGGATCAATGTCGCCAAACAGATAGGTCGCTTTGCGACTGCCGTGATAGGCAACCGTACAGGGCCTGTCACAGCCAGCCATGCAGGCAACGCCCGAAATTTCAAAATCGTCCGTGATTGTGTCCCCTGCGTTTTGGATCGCTGTTCGAATCTTTTCGATCAGTTCATAGCCGGGCCGACATTCAGTGCCTTTGTGTCGGCACGATGTGCAAATCGTTATTTTATGGGTGTGCTCTTTGTTCATATCGCCCTCCGCGATGACGCGGGGTGCAGGGCAGATACATAGTCAGGTCAGGGAAATCCCGTGCCGCCATCATAACCTCCGAACCAGACTCCCCGTCTGGGTTGAGTTGCATTAACGGCACCAAAGCGCCGCTTGATGGCAGGTCTCCTGACTTGCGGATCAGCGTTTCCCCGAACCTTCCCAAACCCTACAGGCCCAGTGGTTTTTATCGAGGTCACTCACCGCTCACAGTTGCGGGGGCAGTTACGGATTTGGCGCTGTTTAGCTTGGCCTCACCGTATTCCCTTTTCATTTCAGGCGCGTGTAAGACGACTGGAAACCATCTTCTTCATCCTTGCGATAGTCACGTTCCAAGGTCAATCCAAATGAAGGCACATTGCTTTCATAAAGCGACATCAAGACGTGAACGGGGCGCGTGGATTGCCACTGATATGGATCAGGTCAGGGTTTTCAGGGTCTCTAACACAGTTTTCGCATCGGTCTCGGGATTGACGATACAAAGCCTGAAAACCATCTCGCCGCGCCATTTTGTCGGCAAACACAGCAGGGCACCGGAACGGCGGTGCTCTTCGGCCCATCGGACCATGGCGTCCTCGGACATGTGTGACGGACGGAACAGAACCACGGACAATTGCGGTCCAAGCAGCAGATCCAGCCCTTCTATGCGTTCGATACCCTGCGCAATGTCGCGTGCAATCGATATCGTTGTCGCGATCGCATCGCCGTAAGCTTGGGTGCCATGCGTGGCCAAAGAATACCAGAACGGCAGCCCACGGGCGCGACGCGTCAAGTGCAGCGCATAGTCGGAAGGGTTCCAGTGCGTTTTGTCCACAGTATCAAGATAGACCGCGCTTTGGCCGTGGGCGTTGGCGGCATCCGCGGCGTTGCGGTAGATCAATGCACAGCTGTCGTAGGGTGCAAACAGCCATTTGTGCGGATCAACGATCAGGCTGTGCGCCCGGTCAATTCCGTCGAATATCGGTCGCGTTTCAGGATCTGCAATGGCTGCAAGGCCGTAAGCCCCGTCAAGATGCAACCAAAGGTCACGTGCCTCGGCAAGGTCAGCCAACCCCTGAATGTCATCAACCGCGCCGCTGTTGGTTGCGCCTGCGTTGGCGACGATTGCAAAGACATTTGGTTGCCATGCATCGCGCGCAGCCTGCGCATTCATCCGTCCTGTGGCGTCCGCTGCGACCGGAATCACATCGACGTCCATCACACTGGCCGCCGCCTCAATAGAACTATGCGCCTCAGCCGAACACAGAATGGCCCAACGGTCAGGGCGGGCGCAGCGTCTGGATTTCCAATCGCGGGCCGCGTGCAAAGCGCACAGGTTTCCAAGCGTTCCGCCCGCTACAAAAACACCACCGGCTTGCGCGTCCCAGCCGGCCAATTCTGCCAGCCAGTCCAGCGCTTGGTTTTCGGCGTGAATGGCCCCCGCACCACCATCCCAATTGCCTGCAAAAATACCTGCCGCCCCAAGAGCTGCATCAAAACTAAGCGACGCTTGGCTGGGGGCCGAGGCCACAAAGCTTAGCGATGTCGGGTGCCCGAAAGGACGTGTTGAGGGCACAATCGTATCGGTGAACAGGCCAAAAGCGGCCTCTGCACCGATCCCGTCTGGCGTGATCGAACCGCCCAGAATTGGCTCAAGGACCGCGTTGCTTTGCGCCCCATGTTTGGGGTCTTGTCCACCCAGAATGCGCGTGCGCGTCCATGTCAGGATGTCCGTCACCATTGACGTGGGAAAGGGAAATGCAGTTTTCAATCTACGGCCAACTCTGTGATTTCTCGGCGAAATGGCAGCGCGTCGCCGATGTCTTCCCCATCCAGTTCCCGCGCATAGCGGTGGCCTGCGTAAGTGGCCCAAGCAATCGGCCCCGGTGCATTCGCATCGCCAATCAGTTTGACTGATTTGATACCCGCGTCGGCCCATTCTGCCTCGCGCGTTTTCAGGTCGTTATAGACGGCGTTGTTTTCCAAGCGCGAGGACACAAGCAGAATCCCGTCACATTCCAGCGGACGGGTTTGGTCGGTGAACATGCAATTGGTCACAACATGATCCGATGCGATTTCGACCACGCCGCGGTTCAGTTCAATCTGCACGCCCATCTCAGCCAAACGGCGATGGATTTCATGTTGTTCAAGCGTGTTGAGCGTCCATTCACTGACGTAAGCGGCGGGGGTGACCAAAGTGACGGTACAGCCTTTCTGGATCAGTAGTTCTGCCATGACGCCGCCCATATAATAGTGGTCATCGTCATAGATCACCACATGCCCGCTTGGGGATGCGCCGTCCATCAGATCATCTGGCGTGAACAGTGGCATTGCGACGTCCGTCGGAAACGGGACCACATGTTGGCGCGAAACACCGTCGCGGCGCCACTGCGATCCTGTGGCGATACAGACGTTTTCAAAGCCGAACTCAAGGATGCTATCTGCATCGAGTTCACTGTCGAAATAGCGTTCCACATTTGGCTTTTGGCTGATCTGGTATTCACGGTAATCGGCCACGCGACCCCAAGCGCTAAGCCCAGGAAGCATGCGCTCGCGCGCGACGCGGCCCCCTAAAACGGTGCCCGCTTCGGCCAATGCGACGTCATAGCCGCGCATCGCAGCCGCGCGTGTTGCTTCAAGTCCCGCAGGTCCAGCACCCACCACCAACACATTGGAACTGTTGCCTTTTGTGTTCATTCGTTCGGGGTGCCACCCTTTGCGCCATTCTTCCATGAACGTCGGGTTTTGGGTGCAGCGGCTGATCGACATGGTCATGTCACCGGTCACACATATGTTGCAGCCGATACATTCGCGGATGTCGTCGATGCGGCCCTCTTCGATCTTTTTGGGCAAAAACGGATCTGCAATTGACGGACGTGCGCAGCCGATGAAATCAAGCGTGCCTGTCTTGATCATTTTTGCCATCACATCGGGGCTGGTGAAGCGACCAACGCCGACAATGGGCTTGTCCGTCAGCGCGTGGATGCCTTGAACCAGCGCATGCTGTGCCGCCTCTTCCTTAAAGCGCGACGGGCCGGAACATTCTTCCCATGTGCCCTGTGCCAAATCCCAAAGGTCAGGCAGGTTGCGGTTCATATCGACAAATTCGCGCACCTCGGCGTTGGAAAATCCAAGCTGCCCGATGGTTTCGTCCAAAGACACCCGCAAGGTGATTCCCATGGTATCGCCCACCGCATCGCGCACATCGGCGATGACCTCGTTCACAAACCGTGCGCGGTTTTCAAGGCTGCCACCGTATTCATCCGTCCGGTGGTTGGTGGCGCGGCTGAGGAAGTGTTGGAAAATTCCGAATCCATGCGCGCCATAAAGGCAAATCAGATCAAAGCCTGCGTTCCGGGATCGCTTTGCGGCATTCACGAACCACCGGCGCAGATCGCGGATGTCTGTCTTGTCTAGGGCACGCGCCTGAACCGGATCATTGGTGAAGGTGCGGATGGGCTGGGCAGAGACCGCCAAGGGGACTTCTTTGGTGTAAAGGTTCGGGCCGTTCACGCCGGAATACGCCAGTTGAATTCCCGCAAGTGCGCCATGCGATTTCATGGCGTCTGACATCTTGCGCAACATGGGGATGTCTTTGTCTTCCCACAGGCGCAATTCGATGAACGGTGTGATTTCGGAGGTGTGGTGCATCTCGCATTGTTCGGTGAAAATCACACCCCAACCGCCTTCGGCTTTGGACCCGCGCATCGCGGCCGCCGCAGACGGATCGCGATATCCGCCACCGTTGCAATGGGG containing:
- a CDS encoding ABC transporter substrate-binding protein, with amino-acid sequence MKLAFTALTALSLASTAMAQTTVQSCDRTVTFATPPKAAISNDVNLTEMMLALKLQDHMVGYTGISGWKTLDDKMTMGVEALPELSSKYPAKEVLIGADADFFFAGWNYGMRVGGEVTPQTLAPFGIAVYELTESCIHVGPKDAASMDDMYNDLRNLGAIFGVSVRAETLIEGYQSELAAFLDEQSALETAPRVFVYDSGEDVPFTAGQFAMPNALIEAAGGTNIMNDLDKSWATVGWEAVVDRNPEIVVIVNYGEVTADQKIEFMMSNPAFADIDAVRNKRFVVLEYVEATPGPRNIEAVKTLAAAFRAE
- a CDS encoding ABC transporter ATP-binding protein, whose translation is MKAADLAVRDVSWTPAKSPQPVLHSTTFTISAGRVLGVVGPNGAGKSTLLRLLYRFQKPQTGQVLVGGQDIWSLTARDAATRIAAVLQEQASAFDLTVREIVRLGRTPYRSGFAAAGKKDENVVDGVLEQLNLLELAHRDFSTLSGGERQRVMVARALAQEPQVLILDEPTNHLDVRHQLEVIALIQKLGLTIVVSLHDLNMAARVCDDVLILKDGYPQGFGPPQALLSDQLVTDTFQVVAQREHLSLSGASHFSFSLPE
- a CDS encoding DUF1636 family protein — translated: MNKEHTHKITICTSCRHKGTECRPGYELIEKIRTAIQNAGDTITDDFEISGVACMAGCDRPCTVAYHGSRKATYLFGDIDPAVDVDDLVSFATQYAHLHDGWCSSLDRPGKLRTSTLARVPAAIIAVEANDVRAS
- a CDS encoding pyridoxal phosphate-dependent decarboxylase family protein; amino-acid sequence: MKTAFPFPTSMVTDILTWTRTRILGGQDPKHGAQSNAVLEPILGGSITPDGIGAEAAFGLFTDTIVPSTRPFGHPTSLSFVASAPSQASLSFDAALGAAGIFAGNWDGGAGAIHAENQALDWLAELAGWDAQAGGVFVAGGTLGNLCALHAARDWKSRRCARPDRWAILCSAEAHSSIEAAASVMDVDVIPVAADATGRMNAQAARDAWQPNVFAIVANAGATNSGAVDDIQGLADLAEARDLWLHLDGAYGLAAIADPETRPIFDGIDRAHSLIVDPHKWLFAPYDSCALIYRNAADAANAHGQSAVYLDTVDKTHWNPSDYALHLTRRARGLPFWYSLATHGTQAYGDAIATTISIARDIAQGIERIEGLDLLLGPQLSVVLFRPSHMSEDAMVRWAEEHRRSGALLCLPTKWRGEMVFRLCIVNPETDAKTVLETLKTLT
- a CDS encoding FAD-dependent oxidoreductase; amino-acid sequence: MRDPRYDILFEPMDIGPVTAKNRFYQVPHCNGGGYRDPSAAAAMRGSKAEGGWGVIFTEQCEMHHTSEITPFIELRLWEDKDIPMLRKMSDAMKSHGALAGIQLAYSGVNGPNLYTKEVPLAVSAQPIRTFTNDPVQARALDKTDIRDLRRWFVNAAKRSRNAGFDLICLYGAHGFGIFQHFLSRATNHRTDEYGGSLENRARFVNEVIADVRDAVGDTMGITLRVSLDETIGQLGFSNAEVREFVDMNRNLPDLWDLAQGTWEECSGPSRFKEEAAQHALVQGIHALTDKPIVGVGRFTSPDVMAKMIKTGTLDFIGCARPSIADPFLPKKIEEGRIDDIRECIGCNICVTGDMTMSISRCTQNPTFMEEWRKGWHPERMNTKGNSSNVLVVGAGPAGLEATRAAAMRGYDVALAEAGTVLGGRVARERMLPGLSAWGRVADYREYQISQKPNVERYFDSELDADSILEFGFENVCIATGSQWRRDGVSRQHVVPFPTDVAMPLFTPDDLMDGASPSGHVVIYDDDHYYMGGVMAELLIQKGCTVTLVTPAAYVSEWTLNTLEQHEIHRRLAEMGVQIELNRGVVEIASDHVVTNCMFTDQTRPLECDGILLVSSRLENNAVYNDLKTREAEWADAGIKSVKLIGDANAPGPIAWATYAGHRYARELDGEDIGDALPFRREITELAVD